In archaeon BMS3Bbin15, the genomic window AATAATATATGGTGGGAAAAGCAATATTGTAAGTATAATTCCACTAAAATAAAAAACTGCACCTCTTGCTACCGATTTTTCCATGTTTCTCTCAAGACTCGTAATAAGAAATCTGAATACATGTCTATTTTTTCTGTAGGAAAGGTAAATAAACATGGTTGTAATTAACCCCAGCATAGAAAGAGCGAGAGCATAACTCTCACCCATCAGAATGTAAACTGCTGCCAGTAGTGACCCGCTGATATGAACTGACTGACGTTTCAGCTCTCTTGTAAATTCAAATTCTTCCATAAATCATAACTCCTAATTGACCTGTCATATAGCCCAGAACCGCTCCCCATAATATCTCTTTTCTGGTGTGTCTCCCGAGTAAATACCTTGAGGCTGCTGTTGCGAAGGCAAGAGCGATTGAGTAAAGCCACAGAGGAGGATAGAAACTCTCAATGATTGAAGATGCTGTAAAGGCGAGCTGTGTGTGAGCACTGGGAAAAGAATATTTCTGTATTCCAGGGTAATAAATCCTGCTTTTTTC contains:
- a CDS encoding PAP2 superfamily protein produces the protein MMARGETLTSGLIFFIWLLTGAFVFVNLDWENRVYALTIFTFSFVLNTALKAYFKTKRVIDEKSRIYYPGIQKYSFPSAHTQLAFTASSIIESFYPPLWLYSIALAFATAASRYLLGRHTRKEILWGAVLGYMTGQLGVMIYGRI